One Scomber scombrus chromosome 1, fScoSco1.1, whole genome shotgun sequence DNA segment encodes these proteins:
- the nfat5b gene encoding nuclear factor of activated T-cells 5 isoform X1: MPSDFISLFSGDLDLNSPRSLYSKESVYDLLPRELQLPSSTQQNPKVMSQKSGGEAGPPPSVAVASDAMSSSMTMEGPRSAFSTSSSSTKHSSSSANDQKPVQSGNVDPEDARNCRTVPEVVGADSGNGNSSSGGSCKGTSELGGGRGVTSQEAQPHHPMTPSKRRTVLNISPPPQDLFDDSRMSCQEETSLDSEQSNSIWMDDSLSNFSIMSSVSYNDNTEVPRKSRKRTPRQRPGPKSVPAEEASMDVFDADSAKGPHFVLSQLGPDNKTGQKGSSQDDPQSTNQKGGTLSMQYPQKSEGKELKILVQPETQHRARYLTEGSRGSVKDRTQQGFPTVKLEGVNDPVVLQVFVGNDTGRVKPHGFYQACRVTGRNTTTCKEVDIDGTTVIEVSLDPSTNMTLAVDCVGILKLRNADVEARIGVAGSKKKSTRARLVFRVNIPRPDGSVLTLQTPSSPILCTQPAGVPEILKKSLHSCSVRGGDEVFIIGKNFLKDTKVIFHENVSDEKSWKAEAEIDMELFHQNHLIVKVPPYQNQAITSAVCVGVYVVTNAGRSHDVQPFTYTPDSAKNDVSVKKEAPSPVKTCSFDEQIKVLDSALMPSMLPLVKREEVTPMEVTSNLQSSGVFKQTGDLCPTQQNPDMAVGHLNKNRPFSNNLSQPAGDPDKGQAPVFTNTEPLSTIQKQDIAATSSYSVPADSLLQQGSQQFLLEPREGLGQERPGSGSGSVGRLCGEPPPQQQQLPMFPPDEVAQLEEAVRQLKAKGFCRLPLQPDNSMAKQQQHMQHQQQIQKQQIQQQQQQQIQQQQLQQQQQQQQVLENLQQQLFQSQIQMQCGMFQDASQGKNAEQQGSSQGVVPNQGTLFQQAQQQQQQQQQQQQQAAMFQQANDLLSIQTNFLQQTPSHPSPPMFHNPSSLAETQDPQGALFHNQKASHTQEQVQAALFQNTMTVLQSPDQQPSTPSLFLPQTSLPSQLTTSSAQQQQQQQQQQQQQQQQQQQQQQQQQQQQQQLAFLSALQTPAPEPQSVFQAQTQLSPIQQRSPIDQQQPSQPQPHTQPAQQASLFQSISQHPAANTLSPGQQQQQQQQQQAGLLFCNNPLSTADQTSNLLFSSQGQMPPLTSSSLVSQEPQNPSLLFSQANMVTVNQQDRSEPMALGNPADPRQQVLFQDQQPMQLSSSSNNRQEQPVGLFMPQSNMASLQGGMAAQELAQSAMFASQNGVANLQTTTSSPVQQPGTLFQSAVSGTINQPSQPQQPGLFLFGIQNECGQLMNTPGNTLSDQIIAISQSGQNQRESEAHIQSLLSQSLSQSATVQNSIAASQNMEKIDDLLVSLQESGSNLTRSY; the protein is encoded by the exons aatCAGTGTATGACCTTCTTCCAAGAGAGCTGCAGTTGCCTTCCTCCACTCAGCAGAACCCAAAAGTCATGAGTCAAAAGAGCGGTGGAGAGGCAGGGCCTCCTCCTTCAGTTGCTGTAGCATCAG ATGCCATGTCCTCTTCTATGACCATGGAAGGCCCCCGCAGTGCTTTTTCCACCTCTTCCAGCTCCACAAAGCATTCCAGTTCTTCAGCAAATGACCAGAAGCCAGTTCAGAGTGGCAATGTTGACCCAGAGGACGCCAGGAACTGCAGGACGGTACCAGAGGTTGTCGGAGCAGATAGTGGGAATGgtaacagcagcagtggtggtAGCTGCAAGGGTACCAGTGAGCttggaggagggagaggtgtAACATCCCAGGAGGCCCAGCCACATCACCCGATGACCCCGTCAAAGCGTCGGACTGTTCTGAACATCTCTCCGCCTCCACAAGACCTGTTTGATGATAGCCGTATGTCCTGTCAGGAAGAAACATCCCTGGATTCAGAGCAGAGCAACAGCATCTGGATGGATGATTCTCTCTCCAACTTCAGCATCATGAGCAGCGTCTCTTACAATGACAACACAGAGGTGCCACGGAAGTCCCGAAAACGTACCCCTCGCCAAAGACCTGGGCCTAAGTCTGTGCCTGCAGAGGAGGCCAGCATGGACGTGTTTGATGCAGACAGTGCCAAAGGTCCACACTTTGTCCTGTCACAACTAGGCCCCGACAACAAGACCGGGCAAAAAGGAAG TTCTCAAGACGATCCTCAGTCAACTAACCAGAAAGGAGGAACTCTTTCGATGCAATACCCGCAGAAGAGTGAGGGGAAGGAGCTGAAGATCCTGGTCCAGCCTGAGACTCAGCACAGAGCCCGCTATCTGACTGAAGGCAGCAGAGGATCAGTGAAGGACCGCACTCAGCAGGGCTTCCCTACTGTAAAG ctgGAGGGGGTGAATGATCCAGTGGTATTGCAAGTGTTTGTGGGGAACGATACCGGGCGTGTGAAGCCTCATGGATTTTACCAAGCTTGCAGGGTGACCGGCCGCAACACCACAACCTGCAAGGAGGTGGACATTGATGGCACAACTGTCATTGAAGTCTCCCTAGATCCAAGCACCAACATGACACTAGC GGTGGACTGTGTTGGGATCTTGAAACTCCGTAATGCTGATGTCGAGGCTCGCATCGGTGTGGCTGGGTCGAAGAAGAAGAGCACACGTGCTAGGCTGGTGTTTCGGGTCAACATCCCCCGTCCAGATGGTTCAGTGCTGACACTACAAACTCCATCATCTCCAATCCTGTGTA CCCAACCTGCAGGGGTGCCTGAAATCCTAAAGAAGTCATTACACAGTTGCTCAGTGAGGGGGGGAGATGAAGTCTTTATTATTGGCAAGAATTTCCTTAAAGACACCAAAGTCATATTTCACGAGAATGTCTCTG ATGAGAAATCGTGGAAAGCAGAGGCTGAAATCGACATGGAGCTTTTTCACCAG AATCACTTGATAGTCAAGGTTCCTCCGTACCAGAACCAAGCCATCACCTCTGCAGTATGTGTGGGGGTCTACGTGGTGACCAACGCGGGGAGATCCCATGACGTTCAGCCTTTTACCTACACTCCAGATTCAG CAAAGAATGATGTTTCTGTGAAGAAAGAGGCGCCCTCTCCAGTGAAGACTTGTTCTTTTGATGAACAAATTAAAg TTCTAGATAGTGCCTTGATGCCTTCAATGTTGCCTCTTGTGAAAAGAGAAGAAGTCACTCCGATGGAGGTAACCAGCAACCTCCAGTCCTCTGGAGTATTTAAG CAGACTGGTGACCTGTGTCCAACCCAACAGAACCCAGACATGGCTGTAGGCCATCTAAATAAGAACAGACCATTCTCCAACAACCTGTCTCAGCCTGCAGGTGACCCTGACAAAGGCCAGGCTCCTGTTTTTACCAATACAGAGCCTTTAAGCACCATCCAGAAGCAGGACATTGCTGCCACCAGCTCATACTCTGTGCCAGCAGACTCCCTGCTCCAGCAAGGCTCACAGCAGTTCCTCTTGGAACCAAGAGAGGGCCTCGGACAGGAGAGGCCAGGCAGTGGCTCTGGATCTGTGGGAAGGCTGTGCGGCGAACCCCCAcctcaacagcagcagctacCCATGTTCCCCCCAGACGAAGTGGCCCAGTTGGAGGAGGCAGTGAGACAACTTAAAGCCAAAGGGTTCTGTCGCTTACCACTTCAGCCTGACAACTCGATGGccaaacagcagcaacacatgCAGCACCAACAACAGATCCAAAAACAGCAaattcagcagcagcaacagcaacaaatacagcaacaacagcttcagcagcagcaacaacagcagcaagtTTTGGAGAAtctacagcagcagctttttcaGTCGCAGATCCAAATGCAGTGCGGCATGTTTCAGGATGCCTCTCAGGGCAAGAACGCAGAGCAGCAGGGCTCATCACAAGGAGTAGTACCAAACCAAGGGACCCTTTTCCAGCAggctcagcagcagcaacagcagcagcagcaacagcagcaacaagcagcTATGTTTCAGCAGGCAAATGACCTGCTCTCTATTCAGACCAACTTCCTCCAGCAGACCCCCTCACACCCGTCACCACCAATGTTCCACAATCCCAGTTCTTTGGCTGAAACTCAAGATCCACAAGGGGCTCTGTTTCATAATCAGAAAGCCTCTCACACTCAAGAGCAGGTCCAGGCTGCTCTATTCCAAAACACCATGACAGTACTACAGTCCCCAGACCAACAGCCCTCAACCCCAAGTCTTTTCCTCCCTCAGACATCCCTGCCATCTCAGCTTACAACCAGCAGTgctcaacaacaacagcagcaacagcagcaacaacaacaacaacaacaacaacaacaacaacagcagcagcagcagcagcagcaacaacagcagctggCCTTTCTCAGTGCTCTGCAGACCCCTGCCCCTGAACCTCAGTcagtgtttcaggctcagaccCAGCTATCTCCTATTCAACAGAGAAGTCCCATAGATCAGCAACAGCCTTCCCAGCCTCAGCCCCACACACAACCAGCTCAGCAGGCTTCTCTGTTTCAGAGCATCTCCCAACATCCAGCTGCAAACACACTTTCTCCGggccagcagcagcaacagcaacagcaacagcaggcCGGCCTACTGTTCTGTAACAACCCCCTGTCCACTGCAGACCAGACCTCTAATCTCCTGTTCAGCAGCCAGGGCCAGATGCCTCCATTGACAAGCAGCAGTCTAGTTTCCCAAGAGCCCCAAAAcccctctctgcttttttccCAAGCCAACATGGTGACAGTGAACCAGCAGGATCGCTCTGAGCCCATGGCCTTAGGGAACCCTGCTGATCCACGGCAGCAAGTGCTGTTTCAGGACCAACAGCCGATGCAGCTTAGCAGCAGCTCAAACAACCGGCAGGAGCAGCCCGTGGGCCTCTTCATGCCTCAGTCTAACATGGCCTCTCTGCAGGGGGGAATGGCTGCTCAGGAGCTCGCACAGTCAGCCATGTTTGCCTCACAGAACGGTGTGGCGAACCTCCAGACGACCACCTCTTCACCTGTTCAGCAGCCAGGGACTCTGTTTCAGTCCGCTGTCAGTGGGACCATCAATCAGCCCAGCCAGCCTCAACAACCTGGCCTATTTCTGTTTGGTATTCAGAATG aaTGTGGCCAGCTGATGAACACTCCTGGAAACACGCTGTCGGATCAGATTATAGCCATCAGCCAGTCTGGTCAAAACCAAAGAGAGAGTGAAGCACACATTCAGTCACTGCTCAGCCAGTCGCTGTCACAGTCTGCGACTGTGCAGAACAGCATAGCTGCCTCTCAAAACATGGAGAAGATTGATGACCTGCTGGTCAGCTTGCAAGAGTCGGGCAGCAACTTAACACGTTCATACTAA
- the nfat5b gene encoding nuclear factor of activated T-cells 5 isoform X2, with translation MPSDFISLFSGDLDLNSPRSLYSKESVYDLLPRELQLPSSTQQNPKVMSQKSGGEAGPPPSVAVASDAMSSSMTMEGPRSAFSTSSSSTKHSSSSANDQKPVQSGNVDPEDARNCRTVPEVVGADSGNGNSSSGGSCKGTSELGGGRGVTSQEAQPHHPMTPSKRRTVLNISPPPQDLFDDSRMSCQEETSLDSEQSNSIWMDDSLSNFSIMSSVSYNDNTEVPRKSRKRTPRQRPGPKSVPAEEASMDVFDADSAKGPHFVLSQLGPDNKTGQKGSSQDDPQSTNQKGGTLSMQYPQKSEGKELKILVQPETQHRARYLTEGSRGSVKDRTQQGFPTVKLEGVNDPVVLQVFVGNDTGRVKPHGFYQACRVTGRNTTTCKEVDIDGTTVIEVSLDPSTNMTLAVDCVGILKLRNADVEARIGVAGSKKKSTRARLVFRVNIPRPDGSVLTLQTPSSPILCTQPAGVPEILKKSLHSCSVRGGDEVFIIGKNFLKDTKVIFHENVSDEKSWKAEAEIDMELFHQNHLIVKVPPYQNQAITSAVCVGVYVVTNAGRSHDVQPFTYTPDSAKNDVSVKKEAPSPVKTCSFDEQIKVLDSALMPSMLPLVKREEVTPMEVTSNLQSSGVFKTGDLCPTQQNPDMAVGHLNKNRPFSNNLSQPAGDPDKGQAPVFTNTEPLSTIQKQDIAATSSYSVPADSLLQQGSQQFLLEPREGLGQERPGSGSGSVGRLCGEPPPQQQQLPMFPPDEVAQLEEAVRQLKAKGFCRLPLQPDNSMAKQQQHMQHQQQIQKQQIQQQQQQQIQQQQLQQQQQQQQVLENLQQQLFQSQIQMQCGMFQDASQGKNAEQQGSSQGVVPNQGTLFQQAQQQQQQQQQQQQQAAMFQQANDLLSIQTNFLQQTPSHPSPPMFHNPSSLAETQDPQGALFHNQKASHTQEQVQAALFQNTMTVLQSPDQQPSTPSLFLPQTSLPSQLTTSSAQQQQQQQQQQQQQQQQQQQQQQQQQQQQQQLAFLSALQTPAPEPQSVFQAQTQLSPIQQRSPIDQQQPSQPQPHTQPAQQASLFQSISQHPAANTLSPGQQQQQQQQQQAGLLFCNNPLSTADQTSNLLFSSQGQMPPLTSSSLVSQEPQNPSLLFSQANMVTVNQQDRSEPMALGNPADPRQQVLFQDQQPMQLSSSSNNRQEQPVGLFMPQSNMASLQGGMAAQELAQSAMFASQNGVANLQTTTSSPVQQPGTLFQSAVSGTINQPSQPQQPGLFLFGIQNECGQLMNTPGNTLSDQIIAISQSGQNQRESEAHIQSLLSQSLSQSATVQNSIAASQNMEKIDDLLVSLQESGSNLTRSY, from the exons aatCAGTGTATGACCTTCTTCCAAGAGAGCTGCAGTTGCCTTCCTCCACTCAGCAGAACCCAAAAGTCATGAGTCAAAAGAGCGGTGGAGAGGCAGGGCCTCCTCCTTCAGTTGCTGTAGCATCAG ATGCCATGTCCTCTTCTATGACCATGGAAGGCCCCCGCAGTGCTTTTTCCACCTCTTCCAGCTCCACAAAGCATTCCAGTTCTTCAGCAAATGACCAGAAGCCAGTTCAGAGTGGCAATGTTGACCCAGAGGACGCCAGGAACTGCAGGACGGTACCAGAGGTTGTCGGAGCAGATAGTGGGAATGgtaacagcagcagtggtggtAGCTGCAAGGGTACCAGTGAGCttggaggagggagaggtgtAACATCCCAGGAGGCCCAGCCACATCACCCGATGACCCCGTCAAAGCGTCGGACTGTTCTGAACATCTCTCCGCCTCCACAAGACCTGTTTGATGATAGCCGTATGTCCTGTCAGGAAGAAACATCCCTGGATTCAGAGCAGAGCAACAGCATCTGGATGGATGATTCTCTCTCCAACTTCAGCATCATGAGCAGCGTCTCTTACAATGACAACACAGAGGTGCCACGGAAGTCCCGAAAACGTACCCCTCGCCAAAGACCTGGGCCTAAGTCTGTGCCTGCAGAGGAGGCCAGCATGGACGTGTTTGATGCAGACAGTGCCAAAGGTCCACACTTTGTCCTGTCACAACTAGGCCCCGACAACAAGACCGGGCAAAAAGGAAG TTCTCAAGACGATCCTCAGTCAACTAACCAGAAAGGAGGAACTCTTTCGATGCAATACCCGCAGAAGAGTGAGGGGAAGGAGCTGAAGATCCTGGTCCAGCCTGAGACTCAGCACAGAGCCCGCTATCTGACTGAAGGCAGCAGAGGATCAGTGAAGGACCGCACTCAGCAGGGCTTCCCTACTGTAAAG ctgGAGGGGGTGAATGATCCAGTGGTATTGCAAGTGTTTGTGGGGAACGATACCGGGCGTGTGAAGCCTCATGGATTTTACCAAGCTTGCAGGGTGACCGGCCGCAACACCACAACCTGCAAGGAGGTGGACATTGATGGCACAACTGTCATTGAAGTCTCCCTAGATCCAAGCACCAACATGACACTAGC GGTGGACTGTGTTGGGATCTTGAAACTCCGTAATGCTGATGTCGAGGCTCGCATCGGTGTGGCTGGGTCGAAGAAGAAGAGCACACGTGCTAGGCTGGTGTTTCGGGTCAACATCCCCCGTCCAGATGGTTCAGTGCTGACACTACAAACTCCATCATCTCCAATCCTGTGTA CCCAACCTGCAGGGGTGCCTGAAATCCTAAAGAAGTCATTACACAGTTGCTCAGTGAGGGGGGGAGATGAAGTCTTTATTATTGGCAAGAATTTCCTTAAAGACACCAAAGTCATATTTCACGAGAATGTCTCTG ATGAGAAATCGTGGAAAGCAGAGGCTGAAATCGACATGGAGCTTTTTCACCAG AATCACTTGATAGTCAAGGTTCCTCCGTACCAGAACCAAGCCATCACCTCTGCAGTATGTGTGGGGGTCTACGTGGTGACCAACGCGGGGAGATCCCATGACGTTCAGCCTTTTACCTACACTCCAGATTCAG CAAAGAATGATGTTTCTGTGAAGAAAGAGGCGCCCTCTCCAGTGAAGACTTGTTCTTTTGATGAACAAATTAAAg TTCTAGATAGTGCCTTGATGCCTTCAATGTTGCCTCTTGTGAAAAGAGAAGAAGTCACTCCGATGGAGGTAACCAGCAACCTCCAGTCCTCTGGAGTATTTAAG ACTGGTGACCTGTGTCCAACCCAACAGAACCCAGACATGGCTGTAGGCCATCTAAATAAGAACAGACCATTCTCCAACAACCTGTCTCAGCCTGCAGGTGACCCTGACAAAGGCCAGGCTCCTGTTTTTACCAATACAGAGCCTTTAAGCACCATCCAGAAGCAGGACATTGCTGCCACCAGCTCATACTCTGTGCCAGCAGACTCCCTGCTCCAGCAAGGCTCACAGCAGTTCCTCTTGGAACCAAGAGAGGGCCTCGGACAGGAGAGGCCAGGCAGTGGCTCTGGATCTGTGGGAAGGCTGTGCGGCGAACCCCCAcctcaacagcagcagctacCCATGTTCCCCCCAGACGAAGTGGCCCAGTTGGAGGAGGCAGTGAGACAACTTAAAGCCAAAGGGTTCTGTCGCTTACCACTTCAGCCTGACAACTCGATGGccaaacagcagcaacacatgCAGCACCAACAACAGATCCAAAAACAGCAaattcagcagcagcaacagcaacaaatacagcaacaacagcttcagcagcagcaacaacagcagcaagtTTTGGAGAAtctacagcagcagctttttcaGTCGCAGATCCAAATGCAGTGCGGCATGTTTCAGGATGCCTCTCAGGGCAAGAACGCAGAGCAGCAGGGCTCATCACAAGGAGTAGTACCAAACCAAGGGACCCTTTTCCAGCAggctcagcagcagcaacagcagcagcagcaacagcagcaacaagcagcTATGTTTCAGCAGGCAAATGACCTGCTCTCTATTCAGACCAACTTCCTCCAGCAGACCCCCTCACACCCGTCACCACCAATGTTCCACAATCCCAGTTCTTTGGCTGAAACTCAAGATCCACAAGGGGCTCTGTTTCATAATCAGAAAGCCTCTCACACTCAAGAGCAGGTCCAGGCTGCTCTATTCCAAAACACCATGACAGTACTACAGTCCCCAGACCAACAGCCCTCAACCCCAAGTCTTTTCCTCCCTCAGACATCCCTGCCATCTCAGCTTACAACCAGCAGTgctcaacaacaacagcagcaacagcagcaacaacaacaacaacaacaacaacaacaacaacagcagcagcagcagcagcagcaacaacagcagctggCCTTTCTCAGTGCTCTGCAGACCCCTGCCCCTGAACCTCAGTcagtgtttcaggctcagaccCAGCTATCTCCTATTCAACAGAGAAGTCCCATAGATCAGCAACAGCCTTCCCAGCCTCAGCCCCACACACAACCAGCTCAGCAGGCTTCTCTGTTTCAGAGCATCTCCCAACATCCAGCTGCAAACACACTTTCTCCGggccagcagcagcaacagcaacagcaacagcaggcCGGCCTACTGTTCTGTAACAACCCCCTGTCCACTGCAGACCAGACCTCTAATCTCCTGTTCAGCAGCCAGGGCCAGATGCCTCCATTGACAAGCAGCAGTCTAGTTTCCCAAGAGCCCCAAAAcccctctctgcttttttccCAAGCCAACATGGTGACAGTGAACCAGCAGGATCGCTCTGAGCCCATGGCCTTAGGGAACCCTGCTGATCCACGGCAGCAAGTGCTGTTTCAGGACCAACAGCCGATGCAGCTTAGCAGCAGCTCAAACAACCGGCAGGAGCAGCCCGTGGGCCTCTTCATGCCTCAGTCTAACATGGCCTCTCTGCAGGGGGGAATGGCTGCTCAGGAGCTCGCACAGTCAGCCATGTTTGCCTCACAGAACGGTGTGGCGAACCTCCAGACGACCACCTCTTCACCTGTTCAGCAGCCAGGGACTCTGTTTCAGTCCGCTGTCAGTGGGACCATCAATCAGCCCAGCCAGCCTCAACAACCTGGCCTATTTCTGTTTGGTATTCAGAATG aaTGTGGCCAGCTGATGAACACTCCTGGAAACACGCTGTCGGATCAGATTATAGCCATCAGCCAGTCTGGTCAAAACCAAAGAGAGAGTGAAGCACACATTCAGTCACTGCTCAGCCAGTCGCTGTCACAGTCTGCGACTGTGCAGAACAGCATAGCTGCCTCTCAAAACATGGAGAAGATTGATGACCTGCTGGTCAGCTTGCAAGAGTCGGGCAGCAACTTAACACGTTCATACTAA